From a single Paenibacillus sp. FSL R5-0345 genomic region:
- a CDS encoding sigma-70 family RNA polymerase sigma factor, translating into MNTTELEEKAIAGDEDSFTALIEGMQERLYRMAYSYVRNKDDALEIVQETVYKAYISVHKLQQPQYFKTWLTKIAVNCALDFIRKSKKIVYMEKNPEGSYASEPIEDVIDLQEALRVLDKRSRMIIVMRYFEDLPIKEIAGVLDMPESSVKTVIYRGLGKLKINMKGSEYFG; encoded by the coding sequence TTGAATACAACAGAGCTGGAGGAAAAGGCGATAGCGGGTGATGAAGACAGCTTTACTGCATTGATAGAGGGGATGCAAGAGCGTCTTTACCGTATGGCATACTCCTATGTGAGGAATAAGGATGATGCGCTAGAGATTGTGCAGGAGACCGTCTATAAAGCGTATATCTCTGTTCATAAACTACAGCAACCTCAATATTTTAAAACTTGGCTGACAAAAATAGCCGTCAATTGTGCCTTAGACTTTATCCGGAAATCTAAAAAAATCGTGTATATGGAGAAAAATCCCGAAGGCAGCTACGCTTCAGAACCCATAGAGGATGTCATTGATCTTCAGGAGGCGTTAAGAGTCCTTGATAAAAGATCAAGAATGATTATTGTGATGAGATATTTTGAAGACTTGCCCATAAAAGAAATTGCCGGGGTATTAGACATGCCAGAGAGTTCAGTGAAAACCGTCATCTATCGGGGATTAGGAAAATTAAAAATTAATATGAAGGGGAGTGAGTACTTTGGATAA
- a CDS encoding ABC transporter ATP-binding protein, translating into MKQWKSYFTFVRPYMKLIVFTLFIGMIKFSIPLTLPMILKYVVDDLLMNPAMSVEERVSQLMLILGGAFVLFVIVRGPVEYYRQYFAQLITSKVLFDMRNKLYSHLQRLSLRYYQNTKVGEAISRFINDVEQTKNLVEVGMMNVWLDLFTLVFALGFMFYLNPVLALVSIAVLPFYAFAVSKLYKRLKKLTKDRSQALAGIQGYLHERIQGISIIRSFTMEKVDQKQFEDINGNFLKKAMAQTRWNAMTFAIINTLTDIAPLLVIGYGGYQVIHGNLTVGTFVAFFGYLDRMYAPLRRLINSSTVLTQASASLERVLELLEEPYDIVDKPGARPLTNARGEIDFHNVWFKYNEENDWVLKDINLSIKPGQTVAFVGMSGGGKSSLISLIPRFYDISKGSLKMDGQDIQDLTQESLRRAVGMVLQDNFLFSGSVRDNILFGNPNATEEEVLSAAKAANAHDFIEQLPLGYDTEVGERGVKLSGGQKQRVAIARVFLKDPKVLILDEATSALDLESEHLIQQALQSLSSERTTLIVAHRLSTITHADQIVVLENGEITERGTHEELMGIDGSYARLFNVQHLDT; encoded by the coding sequence GTGAAGCAATGGAAATCATATTTTACTTTCGTACGTCCTTACATGAAATTGATTGTGTTTACGCTATTTATAGGTATGATCAAGTTCAGCATTCCATTAACACTGCCAATGATTCTGAAATATGTAGTCGATGACCTGCTGATGAACCCTGCCATGAGCGTCGAAGAGCGGGTATCCCAATTGATGCTCATCCTCGGAGGCGCATTTGTTCTATTTGTAATCGTGAGAGGACCGGTGGAGTATTACCGTCAGTATTTTGCTCAGCTGATTACAAGCAAGGTATTGTTCGACATGCGGAATAAGCTATACAGTCACTTACAGCGATTATCACTCCGGTATTATCAGAATACAAAAGTGGGAGAAGCGATTTCAAGATTTATAAATGATGTGGAACAGACCAAAAATTTAGTAGAAGTCGGAATGATGAATGTATGGCTGGATTTATTTACGCTAGTGTTTGCGCTTGGTTTTATGTTTTATTTGAATCCAGTGCTGGCGCTAGTATCTATCGCTGTCCTTCCGTTCTACGCCTTTGCGGTAAGCAAACTATATAAACGACTTAAGAAGTTAACCAAAGACCGTTCACAAGCTCTGGCAGGTATTCAAGGCTATCTTCATGAACGGATTCAAGGCATATCGATCATTCGCAGCTTCACCATGGAAAAAGTGGATCAGAAGCAGTTCGAGGATATCAACGGTAACTTTCTCAAAAAAGCGATGGCTCAAACCCGTTGGAATGCTATGACCTTCGCGATTATCAACACACTAACGGATATTGCACCACTGCTAGTCATCGGGTACGGCGGTTATCAAGTGATTCACGGCAATTTGACAGTGGGAACCTTTGTTGCTTTCTTTGGCTATCTTGACCGGATGTATGCGCCGCTACGGCGATTGATTAATTCTTCGACAGTGCTAACACAAGCTTCAGCTTCTCTTGAACGGGTGCTTGAGCTGCTGGAAGAGCCTTATGATATCGTGGATAAACCGGGAGCGAGACCTCTCACGAATGCACGAGGTGAAATTGATTTTCATAATGTATGGTTCAAATACAACGAAGAGAATGATTGGGTACTGAAGGATATCAATTTAAGTATCAAACCTGGGCAGACCGTCGCTTTTGTCGGAATGAGTGGTGGTGGGAAGTCCTCTCTCATCAGCTTGATCCCGCGATTCTATGACATCAGCAAGGGTAGCCTTAAGATGGATGGCCAGGATATACAAGATTTGACGCAAGAGAGTTTGCGAAGAGCTGTTGGGATGGTGCTTCAAGATAATTTCTTATTTAGCGGATCTGTACGAGATAATATTTTGTTTGGTAATCCTAATGCAACAGAGGAAGAAGTCCTCTCGGCGGCAAAAGCTGCCAATGCGCATGATTTTATTGAGCAGCTGCCGCTAGGCTATGACACAGAAGTGGGAGAACGTGGAGTGAAGCTGTCCGGTGGGCAAAAGCAACGGGTGGCCATTGCAAGGGTGTTTCTTAAAGACCCGAAGGTTCTCATCTTAGACGAAGCTACATCAGCGCTGGATCTGGAATCAGAGCATTTAATTCAACAAGCGCTGCAATCCCTCTCGTCGGAACGGACCACACTAATTGTTGCGCATAGACTGTCTACCATTACACATGCTGATCAGATCGTAGTACTTGAGAACGGTGAAATCACAGAGCGTGGTACACATGAAGAACTAATGGGGATAGATGGGAGTTATGCGAGATTGTTTAACGTACAGCATTTGGATACATGA
- a CDS encoding HesB/YadR/YfhF family protein, with the protein MNMEISQAAAAWFKRELDLNNGDYIRLFPRYSSGGGLHPGFSLGIATEAPGRPAIQVEQEGIVFYMEEQDLWYMEGYGLTIVYSEAEDDIEYKYEAKSVPDSVQI; encoded by the coding sequence ATGAACATGGAAATTAGTCAAGCAGCGGCAGCTTGGTTTAAAAGAGAACTGGATCTTAACAATGGAGACTATATTCGTTTATTTCCCCGTTATAGCTCGGGAGGCGGACTTCACCCTGGCTTCTCACTGGGTATCGCAACAGAGGCGCCTGGACGTCCGGCTATTCAAGTTGAACAAGAGGGTATTGTGTTCTACATGGAGGAGCAGGACTTATGGTATATGGAAGGTTATGGTTTAACTATTGTGTATTCTGAGGCAGAGGATGACATTGAATATAAGTATGAAGCCAAGTCAGTGCCTGATAGTGTACAGATTTAA